CCTCCTAAACATCATCCGCAACTACCTCTTTATCCGCATCGAACGGGGAGCCACAACCAAAGTCGTCACCCGATACATGCAGTACCGCGCCGCCGAACAAATCAGCAACCGCGTCTTGGGCAACATTGAGGGCAAAACCGACAAAACCAAAGGCTTGGTTTGGCATTGGCAGGGCAGCGGCAAAACCTTAACCATGATTTTCGCCGCCAACAAACTCTACCGCCACCCCACATTGGCGAATCCGACGGTGTTTTTTGTGGTGGACCGCGAAGAACTCGAAGGGCAGCTCAGCGACGAATTCAACGCGCTAGACATAACCAAACCCGAAGTTGTAGACTCTATCCATGCGCTGCGGCGGATTATTCAGCATGACGAGTACCGCGGCAAAAGAGGCATATTTATCACGCTTATCCACAAGTTCCGCCCCGAAGAACTAGCCGAACTGCAGAAAGAACTTGATACCCTGAGCAAGACACGGGAAACCATCCAAAACCGCAAAAACGTCATCCTCTTCATAGACGAAGCCCACCGCACCCAATACGGCACCCTAGCCGCCCAAATGAAGGAAATCCTCAAAAACGCCCAACCATACGCCTTCACGGGCACCCCAGTCGCCAAACAAGGCCACGACACCTATGGCGAATTCAGCTATCCCCCAGACGAGAAATACCTCGACAAATATTTCATGACAGACAGCATCGAGGATGGCTTCACTCTAAAAATCGCTTATCAGCCTCGGCTGGAGGAGGATGTGCACCTCAAAAAGGACATGCTTGAAGCCTTCTTGGAAGTGAACATTGAGGAAATCCCCGAGAACCTCCAGGATGTGGTTGAGGAGAAGGCTAAGCAGAAACTCAACATCGCCAAAGTGTACCTGGAGAACCCTGACCGCATCAAAAAAGTAGCCCAAGACATTGCTGAGCACTTTAAGGAGAATTTGGATGGCCGATTCAAAGCCATAGTCGTCGCCGTGAACAGGCTTTCATGCGTGCGGTATAAACGGGAACTCGACAAGCTACTGCCAAAAGAAGCCTCAGAAGTCGTCATGACCTACAACCCCCTCAAAGACCCCAAAGAAATCCAAGACTACCTCAAAGAAGAAATCAGCCGCAACCACGGCAAAGACATAGAAGACATCCGCAAAGAAACCATAACACGCTTCAAAGAAGAGCAGAACCCAAAAATCCTCGTCGTAACCGACATGCTCCTCACAGGCTTCGACGCACCCATCCTGCAAACCATGTATCTCGACAAACCCCTCAAAGAACACCGCCTCCTCCAAGCCATCGCACGAACCAACCGCCCATTCAAAGACCTCAAAGAAGCAGGCCTAATCATCGACTACGTCGGCATCCTAAAAGAATTCACCCGCGCATTCGAAAACTACACCAAAGAAGACATCAGCGGCATACTCATCAACACCGACGACCTCGTCAAAGAATTCACCCAAAAACTCGACGAAACCACCCAGCTCTTCGCCGACGTACCCAAAGACCAATACGACCGAGAAACGATGAACAAAGCCTTCCAAACCATAACCACCAGCGAAGAAGCCACCAAAAAATTCCAAGCCAACTACAAACGCCTAAGAAAACTCTTCGAGCTACTAGGTCCACACCCTATTAAACTGGAAAAACTCAAAGACTACGCATGGCTAACCCAAATCTACAACTTCTACCTCCACGAAACCCGCCAAGACCTAGCCAAAGAAAACGCCTTAGCATACAAGTACTTCCAGAAAACCCTCAAATACGTCTACAAATCAACCGACGTCAAAGGCATAGACGAACAATACCCACAAATCGAATTCGACGCAAACTACCTCAAAAACCTCCAAGAGAAACTCAAAACCAAAGAAGAAAAAGCCGCCAACATCCTCTTCACACTAAACCGCTTCGTCAAAGTCGACGAACAACGCAACCCAATCTACGAGGACTTAGCAGACAAAGTAGAACGCCTCCTCAAACTCTGGAAAGAAAAAACCAAAAACTTCGAAAAAATCTACAACGACAGCGCCGAAATCTTCCAGCAAATCCAAGCACGCCAAGCACGGCAGAAACAACTCCAATTCACAAACATGCAGTACGCCATATTACTGGACATGGAAAAAACCATCCCCAACCCCGGCGACCTAACCAAAGACACCCAAGAACTCGCCACCCAGCTGCAACCGTACCTGTTCAAGGGCTGGCAATACCAACAAACCGCCAAAAAAGCAGTCGAAAGCACAACCCGCAGATACCTGAGAAAATACATAAGACAAAATAACCTCTCGCTAGCTGACTTAGAAACGCTTTACCAGAAGATTATTGATAGCGTGAAGAGCTATGCCTGAAACCCCCCAGTACAGCTTTGAATACCGAGATGTGAAGCATCCCCGGTGCGAGTTCAAGACGGGGTCGCTTTTGATTGTGCTGCCTAAGAAGGGCTGGACACCAGAGCAGGTGCTGGAGAAGTATGGGAAATGGATCAAGCGCAAACAAGCAACGATTAACACGGCGGTACAGCAGACTAACGGAACTGCCCTCATCAAAGACAGAACAGACAAAGAACTCAGGGCACTCGTGCAAAAATACGTTGAAGCTGCCCAAAAAGACCTCAACACAAAAATCAACAAAATCTACTACCGCAAAATGACCACTAAATGGGCAAGCCACAGCCAAAACAGCAACCTAACCATAAACACCCAACTCAAATACCTCCCAGAAAACCTCATCAGCTACATAATCTACCACGAAACCGCGCACAACATCGAAAAGAGGCATAACGAAAACTTTTGGGCGCTCGTAAACAAAAAGCAACCTGACGCTCAAACAAAAGAGGCAAGCTTGCTAACGTACTGGTTTCTCATTCAAAATAACCTAAAGCAATCCGTTCAAAAAACTGTTTCTTGAGTAACTTTCTCACCACAGCGCCTATTTAGAAGTTCAATTATTTGCTCTATAGACGCATGCATTTCTTTTAGTTCTAAATTCAAAGACTCAACCTTCTCCTCGATTGCATTAACTTGTTCAGGCATACGCAAATAATCAACTGCATTTTTAGTTCCAAAATAATCGATTTCTCCTAAACCTTTGCTGCGGTCAATCTTAGCTTCTGGCGTACTAATCTCAAAGTACCGGCTGACAAACTCGGCAACTGGGTCATCAATCGCAAAATGAGGTTTTCTGCAAAGCTGCCCTTCTTGCAGTAGACAATGGTATTTCTGCATTAACGCTTTGGCTGTTCTGTCAGCAATAGTTTTAGCCGTATCTTGAAGCATCGAAGGATTTTCGCCATACAAGGCGTCAACGTTAATGATGACGCTTGAAGGGGTGTGCTGCACATTCACGCCGCCTTCTAAACCAAGAAGCGCCGTCCAATTAATCAACTCGACTTTCCGCCACTCGCTTGGCCAAACCCCGTCTTGGAGCAAGCCATAACGGTATTTAGCGTTATGCAACCGCCAAATCTTGCTGCCGACAAGCACGCCCTCAGCCCTGTCGAGAAAGTTTTTACCTTCATCAGTAACTATGTAGCAGACCGAACTGCTTCTTCTTTCTCTGTGGATAAAACCGACTTTTTCCAGTATATTTGTGTAGTAGGCAACATGGGGCTTGCTCATTTTCAACATACGCGCAATCTCGGCACTGTACCTACCTGCAGCTAAGAGCTGAAGGATAGGAACAATATTAGCCCTAACACCCTTAAAGTTCAATTTAACTTTTAACTTAGGGCTAACTTTGTTTTTACTTTGGTTTTTTTGTTTACTCAACTTGATTCACCTGTTATTTTGATACAGTTTTCTGAGGCGCATGAAAAATTGTCAAGCAACTGGAGTTGAAAGACCTTTGGTTCATTTTGCACCAAAGGTACGCCTGCCTGCAGGCGCATAGAAAAATTCCAAGTAACTGGAATTGAAAGCATACTCGCTTTTTTAGAAATTGCTAGATTCATGTCAAATTGCCGCTTTTATGTTAAAATATAAGTTTAAAGCGCTGAACAATAGGAGTTCATTGACGCTGTATTCTGCACTTATGCCTCTAAAACTGCAATCAAAACTTAAATTCATCACTTTATTGAATACTTTCTGTACAAAACTGTCTATATGTTATGCTTCACAGTATATTATTAGCAAGTCGGGGAGTACGCTTTAAGGCATTGCATTATAGCAAAGGGCGTACCGATCAAAACAGCGAAAGACAGGTACGTGAAAAAGACTTTGCTTTAATGGGCTGCACAGCAATGTTGCATGGAAGCATTGAGCAACATGGTCAAAGCGGTGAAAGACCATGGAGCGTCTAAGACAAGGCTTCAATGGGCCGCAAACAACATTAAGGCTTAGACCCGACTTGCACTTAATTATGAAATTCAACAGCTTCTGTTTTTGACCACTTAGCTTTCGGTTTAAAGGGATGGCTTTGCTTAAACAAATTGAAGAGACACAGCAACAGATGTCGAACCATAAATTAGGCCAAAGTCACCTTCAGCAAACCCTGGAAAGAAATCTTTTATGTTTCTTATGTTCAATGAAAGTACTGGTTTAGATGGTGTTAGCTCAATTAATTGATTTTTACTCACGTCTATTCTACCCTTTATCATGAAGGTTACAGCAAAACGCTTTTTCGCTGATAAATCAAGCCTTCAAAAGACTATCCGCATCACTAGAGATTACGGTGAAAGTAATCTATCCAAATTCCTTATGAAAAATTGACTACACAACCTGCTATGATGAAATTAATTCATTTGCGTTTAGCAAAAATATTACTATTTAGGTTTATTATTCAGACTGGTTCAAGCCAGTTCCGAGAAGTACAGATTCTCCTATTAGCTATTCTTAAACTTAAACAACTTGTCTGCGGGCACATCTCGACACATCGCAAACATAATACACACATAGATGAATCCACGTCGCCGCCTTTTAATTCGTACACTTCGTTAACCTGAACTGGGCAAACTCGTTTACAGATACCACACTTAGTACATTTTTCTTCTTCTTTATTTAAACGCAAAAGCGGCACCGCTTTTAACCACCTAAACCTATTGATAACCGCAACCGATATGCCCGTTGGGCAGAACCTGCACCATAACCGTCGCACCTTAAAAGATACCGCTAAAATTGACAAAACAAATAGGTAAGATAAGGGCTGAGATAGTTCTGTATTCCTTAAGTAAAGCAGGATTTCCCCTACATATGGAAAGGTTAAGCTTAGCTCGTTTACTTCTAAGAGAGCACCAAAAGGCGACTGCCATGGTAGAATTATCGGCTGAAGCGGTTCCAAAAGAAAAGCATATGGTGTAAAAGGCGGGCGCATCCAAATAAAATTCAGGGCGTCAGAAGGTGAAGCGGTGCCCAATAAAAAACTTGCCACAGGCAATGCAAGAATTATCAAAGCAATTAAGTACCTGCTTTTATGCAACACTAAATTTAAGTTGTCTGGCAATCTCCAGTGGCGTATTCTCAATACTTTCCGCAGCAAGGTTATTGCGTCAAGATATAGTCCAAGAGGGCAAATCCAACCGCAAAAGACACGACCAATTAGCAAGGAAGGAAATATGATAATGACTAAAAGCAACCCTTTCCACACCCCCACTATTGAAACATAGAAGATTAAAAACCAGAATACCACTTGTACACTGATTCTTAAAAGGCTAAATCGCCTAGTCTTATCTCTCAACCATTTCAGCTATAAATTCACCCATTGGCTATGGCTAAACTAATTTTATATGTTCTTTATGTGCAATAATTGAGCCTTTTGTCAGTTAAAGTGTTTTCGCAGTTCCATGTAAAAGTACGGCGCCGAAGTAGTTAAGCAGGTAGATTCGAGTTTCTATGAAAGCAGTTTTAAACGAGTCTTTGCAACTAGGTCAAAATGTCTTAACGCTAAATTTCAAAGTTGAACTTGGCTGTTTTATGGTGTTTCTTAGACTTTCAAATGATGCTACGATTAGAAAAGTCAACATAGTTCAGAACGCGCTACATTGAAATTGTGGTTTGCTGAGGCTCTAGCACCAAATTAGGGAGATTTGAATGCAAATCACTATGACTATGATCCAATTGCGAGTTGTTAACCAGAGCCTACTCAGCCCACATCTTTTTCTCCCTTCACATTTTATGACTAAAAAAGGGGAAAGGAAATTTTTTCGTGCATGCTTATGGTCTTCTTTTTAGTGTCATTAGCAGTATTAGGCCGACTATTGCTATTGCAATTATGATTGCTATTCCCATGGCGATAACGTACATTTCGATTGGAGGCAGAGTAATTTGTGGGATTGGGGCAGGGGTTGCTTCTGGAGCGCCAACTGCAAAGCTTGTTTGTGCGAACGATGGATAGTAGGCTTTCGAGCCGCCGAATGTTGCAGTAAGGGTATATGCGCCTTCAATATCCGGTGTCCAGATGTAAGAGAATGTGCCGCTTGCATCGCTGATGGTGGTGCCTATATTGCGGTAGTTGCCATTAGAGTCGATAACATCAAGGCTAATTTCAACACCATTTATGTTTGTGGGGCGCTCAAAGTTCTTGTAGACATAAAGCATCCAAGCGCTTTGGTTATTGTCAGAAACTGCTGGGACTCCGTTTGGGAATCTTGCTTCAATGGCGTATTGTTTTGTGCCTGGTGATTTGTCCGTTACTGTACCTTTTATGACGACCGATTTTCCAAAGTCAACCGAAACGTCAGGCGCTGTCACGGTTGTAGCACTTGGTCCTTTACCAATTGCGTATACTTGCTGGTCATAGGAATCCATAGTGGCGATGATGCTGTCGCCTATAATTGCTCGTCCACCCCAATCGGTTTGACGGAACAAGCCATCTGCCCTAAATATTTCCTCTCCTGTTTCGGTATCAACGCAAGCGAATGGTCCACCGCGTGTTTTAGGGTCAACTGGCGAATGTTCTGATGTGCCCATGTAAATTCTTCCGTTAGTAAAGAATAGCGGTCTGATGTGCCATTGATTTGACCACAAGACTTGGTTATAGGGGTCGTCTGCCTCGTAGGTCCATTGTAGCTTCCCTGTTTGAGCGTCATAGCAGTATAGTACGCCACTCATGCCTTGAGAGAAGAGTTTACCGTAAGCAACGAAAGTACGCAATCCTAAGTAGTCTAGATAGTTCTGCGCTCCGGTTGGACCCCAAATGTAATCGCCTGTTTGTGTGCTAAAGCCCCAGTACTGCTGGGTTTCTTTGCTCCATACTGCAATTAACCCGTCATCGATGTTTCCTGCGGCTCGACTAATGGTTTGGTTACCGTTAACCCAGTCTGCTGGTGCATTCCAAACTTTGTTATAGAGCAAGGTTCCTAGACTTCCAGGGGCTAGGCTAATAGCCCATGTTTGAACATGTGTGGTGTTTGTGTTTGAGCCTACAACGCGGTCGTCTATCTTGTATAGGTATGCGCTTCCAGGCAGACCTCTTGGTATTGTTACGTTCCATTGATAGCCGTTAAGACCTAAGGGTGTCGATGCAGTCACGCGGCAGGTTCCTGTTGCGTTGAGAGTTTTTCCTTGAGGTCTCCAAGAGCCCCATTGGAATGACATTGGGTCTGTTCCCCAGTATGCATCTATGACTGCTGAGGAATTCCACATGGTCATGTATCCTCTTGTCAAGTCAACTTGGTATCTTATGATTTCTCCATGGGGACCATAGAGGTTGCTGCCCGTGGGGACGTTGGACATCGAGAATAGCCATCTGCCTGTTAATGGGTCAAAGGCGTGCCATGTGGTGCCAGATGTACACCACAAGTAGGCATGGGTTCCGTGAGCGTTGAATGAGTCCCAATTATATATTTGACCAAAGCTTGGGTTGAGGCGTTCTCCGGCGGGCGTAAGAAGCGGTTTTTCCCATAGTATCTGTCCAGAATGTAAGTCAACGGCAACGACCCAGTTGTCGACAGCAGTGCCTCCAATCGAATCGAATTTTACGTAAAAGAGTATTCCCTGTATTATAAGTGAGCCACTAAATTTGCCTTCATACGCATCACCTGTGTACGCACCCGCAGCTCCAAGGTCTCCTCCAGCTAAGCCACCTAGCACCAATGGGTGGTTCCAGAGGATGTGAGCTGTTTCAGGGGCATAGTCGTTGCCATTAGCTATACTATTTGAGGGTGTTGCAAGCCAACTTGCTGATATTGTTGACCAGTCTCTAAGTTGCGAGTCTATAGGTCTGCTCCAATATTCAGTTGGAAGGGCATGTTCTGGATATATGGGTATGGGGTCTTGTTGTACTATTAGTGTAAGTACTCGGCTATCACTGGCAAGCATAGTTGTGCCTAGTGGTGTGCCGGGTGTTGTTTTACCAGTCTCAGTTTTTTGCTCAGGGAAGTGAGTTTGTAGGGTATAGTTGCCTTCCATGGTTGGGACGTACACGGCTCCTGTTCCGCCTGTTGAGTCAGTTTTGAATGGTCCTAGCGTTTCTTTGCTGCCGTCTGGTCTTGTTACGGTTACTGTCAGTCCTGTCCAGCTTTCCTGCACTAGTGATAGTTGCTGTGTTATGCCTATGTGGAGTAGTGTTTCTTGGTTGACACCTACCGGGTTCGGTGTAGCACCAATATAAGCGTAGGTTGCTCTTGTGTCTGCAGTAACGGTTGGTATAGTGAGCAGGGGTATAGAAATAGCAAGAATCATAAAGAGTGCAAAAATGGTCTTATTTGTATTTTTTTGCATTTTTCTTTCTCCTAAGTTTGTTAAATTGTTCCATAATTAATTTAAGAACTGTTAACTAGCGCCTTCAGTGAAAATTGAATTTAAATAAATAATTCCAAGTGACTTGGGACTGTTTAAAAAAACTATTTATACATTCTACATCAAAAATATTGCTACGATAGAGATGCACTCGGACCTTTTAAATTGCCTAATGGCATACGGATTGACTCTAAACCAAGCAAAAATCTACATAACAATGATTCAATTCAAAGTCGATACTATTAAGGCAATTTCCAATTTCTCCAAGCTACCTGTAGAAAGTATTTATCGATCTATAGAAGGTCTAGAAAAAAAGCATCTTGTTGAAAAACAACTTAGTAAACCTATTAAATTTAAAGTATTGGCCCCTAAAGAAGCCTTACTTTTATTGAAAAAAATGGATAACGACAAGAGAGTTAGCTTATACAAGCAAACAGATTTTCTAGTTAAAGAATTAATAAACAATAAACCAACTGCTGAAACTCATTCCAACGAAACCGATACGGCACTAATATCTAGTTATGATGCATTCATACAAAAACTAGGTTTAGCTGTTCACAAAATGAACAAGACATTTCAAGGAATTACATGCTTGAACAATTTCAGGCTTGGCATGTTGCATAACGGCAGGTTTTATGAAAAGTGTGTTAAACGAGGAGTAAAATGTTATCATATTGTAACTTTGCCTCCAACACCCCAATCAATACATTTAGGCGATAGCCACTTATTGAATACTGGCTGTTGGGAGCGCAAATTCATCAAAGAACATTTTATGGAATTTGCTATTATTGATAAGCGAGAACTATTTATGTCCCTTACAGTTCCTCAGCAAGGAAAAAATCATAGGGCAATCCATACAACTAACTCTTGCCTGTTAACTATGGCTATGACTTATTTTGACATGCTTTGGATTAATGGAGAAGAAGCCTAAAACATCAATTAATGAATCTCATCAATCAACAATCAAGATTTAGCAATAATGTTTTAGCAGGCTCGCTTTAATGTTCCAAGAGCATTAATTTTGGTTTGTTTTTATTGTTCTTTTTCGGCATATCGTTTGTGTATACTGGAAGGATACGGTAATTCGCTTTCTACTTAGGCTCCTGCTAATTTCATTATTAATCCGGTTGTTTTCTTTTCCTTTGCTTGCATGCCCAAAACGTGCCACTTTCCAACGTTTCATGTCTCCTCTTATTATCTGGGGATTGCTGGTTAGTATGTAGAAGGGCAGTTTTGTCTGAGAAGTGTAGAGTTCAGCTATAAAGTTAAGAAGACGTTTACCAACACCTATACCCTGATAGTCAGGCAGCACAACTAAGCGGCTAACTCGAAAATATTTAGCCATCATCCTAACAGCAGCGACGGCGATAAACGCTATAGGCTTGTTTTGGTAGATAGCACAGTAGCACCTAACACCTGCTCCAAGAGAACCGTTTAGATAATGATAGCTCCGAAACATCTGCCAAGCTGATGTGCCGCACCGATAAACTTGGAGTTCAATGGGCGGCCTAATTCTTTTTTTCGGATAAACTCCATAGTGTCAGTGCAGAAAACCCAGTCTGGGTCAAGCCAATCCACTACATCATAGTGGCATGTGACGGCGATAAACTTCTTGCCTGAGCGTTTAACTGTTCTGCTAATCGCGAAGGCGCTAACTTTAGCTATTTCTCTGTCAACCACACTTGTGAACTCGTCAAAAACTATTAGCGGCTTATCCAAGCATAAGGCTCTGGCAATGTCAACCCTCATCTTCTCACCTTGGCTAAGGCAATCATAGCTTTTTAGCCAATCCCGTGGAGAGGCAAACCCTACGCTGCAAAGTATCCTTGTTATCTCTGAAGTCTCAAGCTCCTCTGGAAAATCATCTAAAACGCAACTGCTCTTGTATTCAAAGCCTCGAATATAAGCATCGGGGAACAGTTGCTTGGCTATGCTTGTCTTGCCTGAGCCACTGCGCCCCACAATAACACCAACTTGCCAATCGAAATCTTCCAGCTGCAAGGAGCCTTTGAAGCGCTTCTCCAACTTTACATCATTGAGCGTATAGCTTCCGACCACGCTTTGAGCGCGGAAACTATTGCTTTCTTGCCAGCTTTTTACAATGTCAAAATCCGTAGCTTATACCCCTCCAACTTTAGTTTTTCAAACTTAGTTTTCTGGTCAGCCTCGTCTTTGCACTCGACAATTATCTCGTAGGTTCCGGGAACCGAAAAAGAGATTTCACGGTCATCCACCTCCATTGGAAGCTTCTCGCCTACGGATTCAAGAAGCGCCTTCAAATCTTCCTTCTCTCCCTGTTCAACAATGCGCAAATAGTCAGCAGTGTCCAACTCCCTGTTGTGTTTGCCTCTTAGCTTGTTTAGCACCTGCCGCAGCAATCGACGGTCAACCTCTTTGACTGGCAAGCAGATGACGCTGCACTCGGTCATGCCAAGCTCCTTCATAGCCGTAATACGCTGTTGCCCATCAGCCACCAAAAGCTCACAGTTGGTTACGACTGGAACGATGTCACCCCACCGCTTAATTGAAGCTTTCAAGCGGTCAAGCTGCGCCAAAGTCATCCTGTTGGGATTATTTTCTGTGTCAAGTTTTAAGTCGCTGATTTTCACACGTTCTGACATAGGAATTGGAATTTCCCTTTCAAACTCACTCAATCTTTATT
The Candidatus Bathyarchaeota archaeon genome window above contains:
- a CDS encoding HsdR family type I site-specific deoxyribonuclease; this translates as MPLFSEKSLIEDYFVEQLVERSGKRWKFVAADELEREATEEPLLTAAFIRALKRLNADICIGDDEVKQVLNELKLRGSGSEDAKKILNYLKDGVPVKFEKERVVKYVKLFDYDKVAANDFVVSRQITHQAADKQIRNDIILYVNGIPLVNIECKNPASLTETWYNAFMQILGYERDVPELYKYIQLGVASDNKAKYFTTQPWQQNGEPRYYEWRDAGKDSIDSTIQMLMPETLLNIIRNYLFIRIERGATTKVVTRYMQYRAAEQISNRVLGNIEGKTDKTKGLVWHWQGSGKTLTMIFAANKLYRHPTLANPTVFFVVDREELEGQLSDEFNALDITKPEVVDSIHALRRIIQHDEYRGKRGIFITLIHKFRPEELAELQKELDTLSKTRETIQNRKNVILFIDEAHRTQYGTLAAQMKEILKNAQPYAFTGTPVAKQGHDTYGEFSYPPDEKYLDKYFMTDSIEDGFTLKIAYQPRLEEDVHLKKDMLEAFLEVNIEEIPENLQDVVEEKAKQKLNIAKVYLENPDRIKKVAQDIAEHFKENLDGRFKAIVVAVNRLSCVRYKRELDKLLPKEASEVVMTYNPLKDPKEIQDYLKEEISRNHGKDIEDIRKETITRFKEEQNPKILVVTDMLLTGFDAPILQTMYLDKPLKEHRLLQAIARTNRPFKDLKEAGLIIDYVGILKEFTRAFENYTKEDISGILINTDDLVKEFTQKLDETTQLFADVPKDQYDRETMNKAFQTITTSEEATKKFQANYKRLRKLFELLGPHPIKLEKLKDYAWLTQIYNFYLHETRQDLAKENALAYKYFQKTLKYVYKSTDVKGIDEQYPQIEFDANYLKNLQEKLKTKEEKAANILFTLNRFVKVDEQRNPIYEDLADKVERLLKLWKEKTKNFEKIYNDSAEIFQQIQARQARQKQLQFTNMQYAILLDMEKTIPNPGDLTKDTQELATQLQPYLFKGWQYQQTAKKAVESTTRRYLRKYIRQNNLSLADLETLYQKIIDSVKSYA
- a CDS encoding DUF45 domain-containing protein, with translation MPETPQYSFEYRDVKHPRCEFKTGSLLIVLPKKGWTPEQVLEKYGKWIKRKQATINTAVQQTNGTALIKDRTDKELRALVQKYVEAAQKDLNTKINKIYYRKMTTKWASHSQNSNLTINTQLKYLPENLISYIIYHETAHNIEKRHNENFWALVNKKQPDAQTKEASLLTYWFLIQNNLKQSVQKTVS
- a CDS encoding helix-turn-helix domain-containing protein, with the protein product MSKQKNQSKNKVSPKLKVKLNFKGVRANIVPILQLLAAGRYSAEIARMLKMSKPHVAYYTNILEKVGFIHRERRSSSVCYIVTDEGKNFLDRAEGVLVGSKIWRLHNAKYRYGLLQDGVWPSEWRKVELINWTALLGLEGGVNVQHTPSSVIINVDALYGENPSMLQDTAKTIADRTAKALMQKYHCLLQEGQLCRKPHFAIDDPVAEFVSRYFEISTPEAKIDRSKGLGEIDYFGTKNAVDYLRMPEQVNAIEEKVESLNLELKEMHASIEQIIELLNRRCGEKVTQETVF
- a CDS encoding PQQ-binding-like beta-propeller repeat protein, whose protein sequence is MQKNTNKTIFALFMILAISIPLLTIPTVTADTRATYAYIGATPNPVGVNQETLLHIGITQQLSLVQESWTGLTVTVTRPDGSKETLGPFKTDSTGGTGAVYVPTMEGNYTLQTHFPEQKTETGKTTPGTPLGTTMLASDSRVLTLIVQQDPIPIYPEHALPTEYWSRPIDSQLRDWSTISASWLATPSNSIANGNDYAPETAHILWNHPLVLGGLAGGDLGAAGAYTGDAYEGKFSGSLIIQGILFYVKFDSIGGTAVDNWVVAVDLHSGQILWEKPLLTPAGERLNPSFGQIYNWDSFNAHGTHAYLWCTSGTTWHAFDPLTGRWLFSMSNVPTGSNLYGPHGEIIRYQVDLTRGYMTMWNSSAVIDAYWGTDPMSFQWGSWRPQGKTLNATGTCRVTASTPLGLNGYQWNVTIPRGLPGSAYLYKIDDRVVGSNTNTTHVQTWAISLAPGSLGTLLYNKVWNAPADWVNGNQTISRAAGNIDDGLIAVWSKETQQYWGFSTQTGDYIWGPTGAQNYLDYLGLRTFVAYGKLFSQGMSGVLYCYDAQTGKLQWTYEADDPYNQVLWSNQWHIRPLFFTNGRIYMGTSEHSPVDPKTRGGPFACVDTETGEEIFRADGLFRQTDWGGRAIIGDSIIATMDSYDQQVYAIGKGPSATTVTAPDVSVDFGKSVVIKGTVTDKSPGTKQYAIEARFPNGVPAVSDNNQSAWMLYVYKNFERPTNINGVEISLDVIDSNGNYRNIGTTISDASGTFSYIWTPDIEGAYTLTATFGGSKAYYPSFAQTSFAVGAPEATPAPIPQITLPPIEMYVIAMGIAIIIAIAIVGLILLMTLKRRP
- a CDS encoding GNAT family N-acetyltransferase; translated protein: MFRSYHYLNGSLGAGVRCYCAIYQNKPIAFIAVAAVRMMAKYFRVSRLVVLPDYQGIGVGKRLLNFIAELYTSQTKLPFYILTSNPQIIRGDMKRWKVARFGHASKGKENNRINNEISRSLSRKRITVSFQYTQTICRKRTIKTNQN
- a CDS encoding ABC transporter ATP-binding protein; amino-acid sequence: MVGSYTLNDVKLEKRFKGSLQLEDFDWQVGVIVGRSGSGKTSIAKQLFPDAYIRGFEYKSSCVLDDFPEELETSEITRILCSVGFASPRDWLKSYDCLSQGEKMRVDIARALCLDKPLIVFDEFTSVVDREIAKVSAFAISRTVKRSGKKFIAVTCHYDVVDWLDPDWVFCTDTMEFIRKKELGRPLNSKFIGAAHQLGRCFGAIII
- a CDS encoding ParB N-terminal domain-containing protein; its protein translation is MSEFEREIPIPMSERVKISDLKLDTENNPNRMTLAQLDRLKASIKRWGDIVPVVTNCELLVADGQQRITAMKELGMTECSVICLPVKEVDRRLLRQVLNKLRGKHNRELDTADYLRIVEQGEKEDLKALLESVGEKLPMEVDDREISFSVPGTYEIIVECKDEADQKTKFEKLKLEGYKLRILTL